A stretch of the Halorussus salinus genome encodes the following:
- the gnd gene encoding phosphogluconate dehydrogenase (NAD(+)-dependent, decarboxylating), with protein sequence MQLGVIGLGRMGRIVVDRVLDAGHDVVAFDLDEEAVSSAAEAGATPADSVVDLAEKLGDEKRIWLMVPAGEAVDAALDDLEAHLTDEDVVVDGGNSHFEDSTRRAESTPAAYLDCGTSGGPAGAELGFSLMVGGPEWAYDEMTPVFDAVATGPAGHDRMGPAGSGHYVKMVHNGVEYALMQAYGEGFELLAEGQYDLDLEAVARTWNNGAVIRSWLLELCEEAFAEEGTDLGDVDDYVAGGSTGTWTVQEALEQEVPVPLIYQALGERFGSRARDDGRFSRRLANRLRYGFGRHEVARREE encoded by the coding sequence ATGCAACTGGGCGTCATCGGACTGGGCCGGATGGGCCGCATCGTCGTAGACCGAGTACTCGACGCGGGACACGACGTGGTGGCCTTCGACTTGGACGAGGAGGCCGTCTCCTCGGCCGCCGAAGCGGGCGCGACCCCCGCCGACTCGGTGGTGGACCTCGCGGAGAAACTCGGCGACGAGAAGCGCATCTGGCTGATGGTCCCCGCCGGGGAGGCCGTGGACGCCGCGCTGGACGACCTCGAAGCCCACCTGACCGACGAGGATGTCGTCGTAGACGGCGGCAACTCCCACTTCGAGGACTCGACGCGCCGAGCGGAATCGACCCCCGCGGCGTACCTCGACTGCGGGACCTCAGGCGGACCGGCGGGCGCGGAACTGGGCTTCTCGCTAATGGTCGGCGGGCCGGAGTGGGCCTACGACGAGATGACCCCCGTCTTCGACGCGGTGGCGACCGGTCCGGCGGGCCACGACCGGATGGGTCCTGCGGGGTCGGGCCACTACGTGAAGATGGTCCACAACGGCGTCGAGTACGCGCTGATGCAGGCCTACGGCGAGGGGTTCGAGTTGCTCGCGGAGGGCCAGTACGACCTCGATTTGGAGGCGGTCGCCCGGACGTGGAACAACGGCGCGGTGATTCGCTCGTGGCTCCTCGAACTCTGCGAGGAGGCCTTCGCCGAGGAGGGCACCGACCTCGGGGACGTGGACGACTACGTGGCCGGTGGCTCCACGGGGACGTGGACGGTGCAGGAGGCGTTGGAACAGGAGGTACCGGTGCCGCTCATCTATCAGGCGCTCGGCGAGCGGTTCGGGTCGCGGGCGCGTGACGACGGTCGGTTCTCCCGGCGACTGGCGAACCGACTCCGCTACGGGTTCGGTCGCCACGAGGTCGCGCGACGCGAAGAGTAA
- a CDS encoding CNNM domain-containing protein yields MGTAQIGLRLLAGLLLILANGFFVAIEFALTRARQFTESEFVDGDSRLERAWEMTQDLELYLTTCQVGITASSIAVGIVAEPALAALFAPLFAGTTLATIGAGAIIAYAIINLIHLTHGEQTPTYLGVERSRFVCRYGATPLYWFYVVISPLITLGDWVAKWTLRLFGVEMTGAWLEAEEDAIETRAQLHNRLNSVLERGELSDERHDEVLSALAAGDKAVESVMVEDDDVIYLSTEDSMEENLDRMSSSPHTRYPLVGSDEEDFLGVVYVPAVLDNIDELRDGETTLADVAAPPMTVSADTTVSDAIDQFQAESQELALVLSEGEVVGLLTATDALEAVMGEIEDPLDHGQSRPGAVPS; encoded by the coding sequence ATGGGTACGGCTCAAATCGGTCTTCGGTTACTCGCGGGACTGTTGCTCATTCTGGCGAACGGCTTTTTCGTCGCCATCGAGTTCGCGCTGACGCGCGCCCGCCAGTTCACCGAGAGCGAGTTCGTGGACGGCGACTCCCGGCTCGAACGGGCGTGGGAGATGACGCAGGACCTCGAACTGTACCTGACGACGTGTCAAGTCGGTATCACGGCGTCGAGCATCGCGGTCGGTATCGTCGCCGAACCCGCACTGGCGGCGTTGTTCGCGCCGCTGTTCGCTGGCACGACGCTCGCGACGATAGGAGCGGGGGCGATCATCGCGTACGCCATCATCAACCTCATCCACCTCACGCACGGCGAGCAGACCCCGACGTACCTCGGCGTCGAGCGGTCCCGGTTCGTCTGCAGATACGGTGCCACGCCGCTGTACTGGTTCTACGTGGTCATCTCCCCGCTCATTACGCTCGGAGACTGGGTCGCGAAGTGGACGCTCAGGCTGTTCGGCGTCGAGATGACCGGCGCGTGGCTCGAAGCCGAGGAGGACGCCATCGAGACCCGCGCGCAACTCCACAACAGGCTGAACTCGGTGCTGGAGCGGGGCGAACTCTCCGACGAGCGCCACGACGAGGTGCTGAGCGCGCTCGCCGCGGGGGACAAGGCCGTCGAGTCGGTGATGGTCGAGGACGACGACGTAATCTACCTCTCGACCGAGGACTCGATGGAGGAGAACCTCGACCGCATGTCGTCGTCGCCCCACACTCGCTATCCCCTCGTCGGAAGCGACGAAGAGGACTTCCTCGGCGTCGTCTACGTGCCAGCGGTCCTCGACAACATCGACGAGTTGCGCGACGGGGAGACCACGCTGGCGGACGTGGCCGCCCCGCCGATGACCGTCTCGGCCGACACGACCGTCAGCGACGCCATCGACCAGTTCCAAGCCGAGAGTCAGGAACTCGCGCTCGTCCTCTCGGAGGGCGAGGTGGTCGGCCTGTTGACCGCGACCGACGCGCTCGAAGCTGTGATGGGCGAAATCGAGGACCCGCTGGACCACGGGCAGTCTCGACCCGGCGCGGTGCCGAGTTGA
- a CDS encoding HalOD1 output domain-containing protein has translation MRGNDDGVRQDGRDDEHSTHSAGLAEDSPHRVSYDTPAKRPSQAVVEAVSEVTDTNLTDIGPLYSAIDPEALDKLFRRDDGRGAPTGRVTFALDGHEVTVRSGGVVEVRADGDDE, from the coding sequence ATGCGTGGCAACGACGACGGCGTTCGGCAGGACGGGCGAGACGACGAGCATTCGACTCACTCTGCGGGGTTGGCGGAAGACTCTCCCCATCGAGTTTCGTACGACACTCCCGCCAAGCGCCCGAGTCAGGCGGTCGTGGAGGCCGTCTCGGAAGTAACGGACACCAACCTCACCGACATCGGCCCGCTGTACTCGGCCATCGACCCGGAGGCGCTCGACAAACTGTTCCGACGCGACGACGGCCGAGGAGCGCCGACCGGCCGAGTCACCTTCGCGCTCGACGGCCACGAGGTGACGGTCCGGAGCGGGGGTGTCGTGGAGGTCCGCGCCGACGGCGACGACGAGTGA
- a CDS encoding aminopeptidase encodes MDQRIAEHAEVLVDWSARVEEGDDVVVRVDEGAHDLAVAVAEKLGERGANYLATYVSDEVESAFVRSHDGDFDPNPDFELSMLENADVVLSLRAKRNTAAKGAVPGENRAAYKKSRTEIKARTMDTDWVSTMHPTRAHAQNAGMGYGEYKDFVYDAILRDWESLADEMANMKDLIDEGSEVRLVKEETDLTMSIEERTAVNSAASVAYDSHNLPSGEVFTAPEATEGEVYFDVPMTHDGARIRDVHLTFEEGEVVDWSAEVGERALEDILTTDEGAKRLGELGIGMNRGIDRFTDSILFDEKMGDTVHLAVGRAYSSCLPEGQQGNQSAVHVDMITDMSEDSRMEIDGEVVQRDGTFRWEEGFEE; translated from the coding sequence ATGGACCAGCGAATTGCCGAACACGCCGAGGTGTTGGTCGATTGGAGCGCCCGCGTCGAGGAGGGCGACGACGTGGTCGTCCGGGTTGACGAGGGCGCACACGACCTCGCGGTCGCAGTCGCCGAGAAACTGGGCGAGCGCGGCGCGAACTACCTCGCGACGTACGTCTCCGACGAGGTGGAGTCAGCCTTCGTCCGGAGCCACGACGGCGACTTCGACCCGAACCCCGACTTCGAGTTGTCGATGCTGGAGAACGCCGACGTGGTCCTCTCGCTCCGGGCCAAGCGCAACACCGCCGCGAAGGGGGCCGTGCCCGGCGAGAACCGCGCCGCGTACAAGAAGTCCCGGACCGAAATCAAGGCTCGGACGATGGACACCGACTGGGTCTCGACCATGCACCCGACCCGCGCCCACGCCCAGAACGCCGGGATGGGGTACGGCGAGTACAAGGACTTCGTGTACGACGCCATCCTCCGGGACTGGGAGAGCCTCGCCGACGAGATGGCGAACATGAAGGACCTGATCGACGAGGGGAGCGAGGTCCGACTCGTCAAAGAGGAGACCGACCTCACGATGTCCATCGAGGAGCGAACCGCGGTCAACAGCGCCGCCTCGGTCGCCTACGACTCGCACAACCTCCCGAGCGGCGAGGTGTTCACCGCCCCCGAGGCCACCGAGGGCGAGGTCTACTTCGACGTGCCGATGACTCACGACGGCGCGCGCATCCGCGACGTTCACCTCACCTTCGAGGAGGGCGAGGTCGTGGACTGGTCGGCCGAGGTGGGCGAACGGGCGCTCGAAGACATCCTGACGACCGACGAGGGCGCGAAGCGACTCGGCGAGTTGGGAATCGGGATGAATCGGGGCATCGACCGGTTCACCGACTCCATCCTCTTCGACGAGAAGATGGGCGATACGGTTCACCTCGCGGTCGGCCGTGCCTACTCGTCGTGTCTCCCCGAGGGCCAGCAGGGCAACCAGAGCGCGGTCCACGTGGACATGATTACGGATATGAGCGAGGACTCCCGGATGGAGATAGACGGCGAGGTCGTCCAGCGCGACGGCACGTTCCGGTGGGAAGAGGGCTTCGAGGAGTAA
- a CDS encoding endonuclease/exonuclease/phosphatase family protein has protein sequence MTTFVTWNCNMAFRKKRDQILRYDPDVLVIQECENPATRGDWSAFSDWVWVGENDDKGLGVFARNGITVELADDDVTESRYVVPVEVDGARNLLAVWAMNDETEPRKRYIGQVYTALRQYRDFVNLDTIVAGDFNWNVEWDESPKSPLCGNFEQTVKILNEIGLESVYHSRTGAEFGEDDDPTFFMHKKRVRNYHIGYIFVSEGVSESVREYTVGTYDKWIDASDHMPTIVRFDTR, from the coding sequence ATGACGACATTTGTGACGTGGAACTGTAACATGGCGTTCCGGAAGAAGCGCGACCAGATACTCCGATACGACCCGGACGTACTCGTGATTCAGGAGTGCGAAAATCCGGCGACGAGAGGCGACTGGTCCGCGTTCTCGGACTGGGTGTGGGTCGGGGAGAACGACGACAAGGGTCTCGGTGTCTTCGCCAGAAACGGAATTACGGTCGAACTGGCAGACGACGACGTAACCGAAAGCCGATACGTCGTGCCGGTGGAAGTAGACGGAGCGAGGAATCTCCTCGCGGTCTGGGCGATGAACGACGAAACCGAGCCGAGAAAACGCTACATCGGACAGGTCTACACCGCTCTCCGCCAGTACCGCGACTTCGTGAACTTGGACACCATCGTCGCTGGCGATTTCAACTGGAACGTCGAATGGGACGAGTCGCCGAAAAGCCCGCTCTGCGGAAACTTCGAGCAAACCGTGAAAATCCTGAACGAAATCGGATTGGAGAGCGTCTATCACAGCCGAACAGGTGCCGAGTTCGGGGAGGATGATGACCCGACGTTTTTCATGCACAAGAAGAGAGTAAGAAATTATCATATTGGCTATATTTTCGTCTCGGAGGGTGTGAGTGAATCGGTCCGAGAGTACACCGTCGGAACCTACGACAAGTGGATAGACGCCAGCGATCACATGCCAACTATCGTCCGATTCGATACGAGGTGA
- a CDS encoding valine--tRNA ligase, which yields MTDVPDSYDPEEVEPKWQEEWRGSEVYNPEGEPDYVVDTPPPYPTGQLHLGHALGWSYMDFAARFHRLIGDSVLFPQGWDCHGLPTEVKVEEEEDIHRTDVPREEFRDLCVEYTEDRIDGMKETMQSLGFSQDWSAEYRTMDADYWEKTQRSFVEMSDEDDEDDYIYRDEHPVNWCPRCETAIADAEVENVDREGTLHYITFPGVENDDIEIATTRPELLAACVGMAVSPDDERYAERIGDTFEVPLFGQEVELLADDDVDGDFGTGAVMICTFGDKQDVDWWAEHDLDLRPVFTEDGRLGELAGEYEGMAIADAKETIAEDLDDEGYLQDTEPTDQSVGACWRCDTPIEILSKEQWFVEVRQDEILEKAEQVEWIPDHMYDRLEDWTEGMEWDWVISRQRVFATPIPAWFCGNDDCEYIHTAEIGELPVEPTETVPEIDACPECGGTDWEGETDVMDTWMDSSISPMHVQGWPDEEFTPTTLREQGHDIIRTWAFYTLLRVTALEDEIPWEESLVNGMVFGDDGHKMSKSRGNAVGPEEAIDEYSADSVRQALALGGQPGSDIQFQWKEVKSASRFLTKFWNIFQFSAEHLDEDTPDIDAPAYRDADKWILTKLSRTVEAVEDDMAAYRFDAALRKLREFVWNDLADDYLELVKGRLYEGRPGERDAARKALYTAVSASVRMLSPFSPHFAEELYDHLPGTEGSVHAAAWPDIEFSDPEAEERGDLIAEVASEIRAWKSDAGMALNAELDRIEVYSDLGRGWDTYDLSEAVNAPVYLEAGQPSVELVPVGVDPDHSQIGPQFRDKAGQVVAALESADLNQLKNQKEIEGEITLTVDDEEVTIDGDAVEIEEEYRAESGEEVEVLETDHATALVFP from the coding sequence ATGACAGACGTTCCCGACAGTTACGACCCAGAAGAAGTCGAACCGAAGTGGCAAGAGGAGTGGCGCGGTTCCGAGGTCTACAACCCCGAGGGCGAACCGGACTACGTCGTGGACACCCCGCCGCCGTACCCGACCGGGCAACTCCACCTCGGCCACGCGCTGGGCTGGAGTTACATGGACTTCGCCGCGCGGTTCCACCGACTCATCGGCGATAGCGTGCTGTTCCCGCAGGGCTGGGACTGTCACGGCCTGCCGACCGAGGTCAAAGTCGAGGAGGAAGAGGACATCCACCGGACCGACGTGCCCCGCGAGGAGTTCCGGGACCTCTGTGTCGAGTACACCGAGGACCGCATCGACGGGATGAAAGAGACGATGCAGTCGCTCGGATTCTCACAGGACTGGTCGGCGGAGTACCGCACGATGGACGCCGACTACTGGGAGAAGACCCAGCGGTCGTTCGTGGAGATGTCCGACGAGGACGACGAAGACGACTACATCTACCGCGACGAACACCCCGTCAACTGGTGTCCGCGGTGCGAGACTGCGATTGCGGACGCCGAAGTCGAGAACGTCGACCGCGAGGGGACGCTCCACTACATCACCTTCCCCGGCGTCGAGAACGACGACATCGAAATCGCCACCACGCGGCCCGAACTGCTGGCGGCCTGCGTCGGGATGGCGGTCAGCCCCGACGACGAACGGTACGCCGAGCGCATCGGCGACACCTTCGAGGTCCCGCTGTTCGGCCAAGAGGTCGAACTGCTGGCCGACGACGACGTGGACGGCGACTTCGGGACCGGCGCGGTCATGATTTGTACCTTCGGCGACAAGCAGGACGTGGACTGGTGGGCCGAACACGACCTCGACCTGCGCCCCGTCTTCACCGAGGACGGCCGTCTCGGCGAACTCGCTGGGGAGTACGAGGGCATGGCCATCGCGGACGCCAAGGAGACCATCGCCGAGGACTTGGACGACGAGGGCTACCTCCAAGACACCGAACCGACCGACCAGTCGGTCGGCGCGTGCTGGCGCTGTGACACCCCCATCGAAATCCTGAGCAAGGAGCAGTGGTTCGTGGAGGTCCGCCAAGACGAGATTTTAGAGAAGGCCGAGCAGGTCGAGTGGATTCCCGACCACATGTACGACCGTCTCGAAGACTGGACCGAGGGGATGGAGTGGGACTGGGTTATCTCCCGACAGCGCGTGTTCGCCACGCCAATCCCCGCGTGGTTCTGCGGGAACGACGACTGTGAGTACATCCACACCGCCGAAATCGGCGAACTACCCGTCGAACCCACCGAGACCGTCCCCGAAATCGACGCCTGTCCCGAGTGCGGTGGAACCGACTGGGAGGGCGAGACCGACGTGATGGACACGTGGATGGACTCGTCCATCTCGCCGATGCACGTTCAGGGCTGGCCCGACGAGGAGTTCACCCCGACCACGCTCCGCGAGCAGGGCCACGACATCATCCGGACGTGGGCGTTCTACACGCTCCTGCGGGTCACTGCGCTCGAAGACGAGATTCCGTGGGAGGAGTCGCTGGTCAACGGCATGGTCTTCGGCGACGACGGCCACAAGATGAGCAAGTCGCGGGGCAACGCGGTCGGTCCCGAGGAGGCCATCGACGAGTACAGCGCCGACTCGGTGCGACAGGCCCTCGCGCTCGGCGGCCAGCCCGGTAGCGACATCCAGTTCCAGTGGAAGGAGGTCAAGTCGGCCTCCCGGTTCCTCACGAAGTTCTGGAACATCTTCCAGTTCTCCGCCGAGCATCTGGACGAGGACACCCCCGACATCGACGCTCCGGCGTACCGCGACGCCGACAAGTGGATTCTGACGAAGCTCTCGCGGACCGTCGAGGCTGTCGAGGACGACATGGCGGCCTACCGCTTCGACGCCGCGCTCCGCAAACTCCGGGAGTTCGTCTGGAACGACCTCGCCGACGACTACCTCGAACTCGTCAAGGGACGCCTCTACGAGGGGCGGCCCGGCGAGCGCGACGCCGCTCGCAAGGCGCTGTACACCGCGGTCTCGGCGTCGGTCCGGATGCTCTCGCCGTTCTCGCCGCACTTCGCCGAAGAACTCTACGACCACCTCCCCGGCACCGAGGGGAGCGTCCACGCCGCCGCGTGGCCCGACATCGAGTTCTCGGACCCCGAGGCCGAGGAGCGCGGGGACCTCATCGCGGAGGTCGCCAGCGAGATTCGTGCGTGGAAGTCCGACGCCGGGATGGCGCTCAACGCCGAACTCGACCGCATCGAGGTCTACTCGGACCTCGGCCGCGGCTGGGACACCTACGACCTGAGCGAGGCGGTCAACGCGCCGGTCTACCTCGAAGCGGGCCAGCCGAGCGTCGAACTCGTCCCGGTCGGCGTGGACCCCGACCACAGCCAGATCGGCCCGCAGTTCCGCGACAAGGCCGGACAGGTCGTCGCCGCGCTCGAATCGGCCGACCTGAACCAACTCAAGAATCAGAAGGAGATAGAGGGCGAGATAACCCTCACGGTGGACGACGAGGAGGTCACCATCGACGGCGACGCCGTCGAAATCGAAGAGGAGTACCGCGCCGAGAGCGGCGAGGAGGTCGAAGTGCTGGAGACCGACCACGCGACCGCGCTCGTCTTCCCCTGA
- a CDS encoding 2Fe-2S iron-sulfur cluster-binding protein, translating into MVDALGLGLGLTLVLIVVALHYSEGTEWRTPDDISQEVLERRAETVPETDFPEPMNRSIGGGGGAVAVGGGAEGELEGEDDEEAGFDPAAISDDEVEYFDVEYVNEGETVEVANNETLLEAGEDEGWDLPYACRQGQCLSCGGKVQDGDAHDYVRHSNNETLGEDEVEKGYVLTCTAYPTDDLALETNETP; encoded by the coding sequence ATGGTAGACGCACTGGGTCTGGGACTCGGGCTAACGCTCGTCCTCATCGTGGTGGCTCTCCACTACTCCGAGGGCACCGAGTGGCGAACCCCCGACGACATCTCTCAAGAGGTACTCGAACGCCGGGCCGAGACCGTGCCGGAGACCGACTTCCCCGAGCCGATGAACCGCTCCATCGGCGGCGGTGGCGGCGCGGTCGCGGTCGGCGGCGGTGCCGAAGGTGAACTCGAAGGCGAGGACGACGAGGAGGCGGGCTTCGACCCGGCGGCCATCTCCGACGACGAAGTCGAGTACTTCGACGTGGAGTACGTCAACGAGGGCGAGACCGTCGAAGTGGCCAACAACGAGACGCTCCTCGAAGCGGGCGAAGACGAGGGCTGGGACCTGCCCTACGCGTGTCGGCAGGGTCAGTGTCTCTCGTGCGGTGGCAAGGTACAGGACGGTGACGCACACGATTACGTCCGCCACAGCAACAACGAGACGCTCGGCGAGGACGAGGTCGAGAAGGGGTACGTTCTGACGTGTACCGCCTACCCGACCGACGACCTCGCGCTCGAAACGAACGAGACGCCCTGA
- a CDS encoding Lrp/AsnC family transcriptional regulator: MRIRDLDDLDKQIVYALQAEARHTSSSDIAEQLDVSASTVRNRIQQLEADGVIRGYHADVDYERAGFQLFTLIVCTAPIPEREELAERAVEVSGVVEVQEVMTGEGNVLVRAVGADGDDLSRIGEELDELGLKVTGEDIVRNTHRHPYHRFENGGTDDEKDDE, encoded by the coding sequence ATGCGAATTCGCGACCTCGACGATTTGGACAAGCAGATAGTTTACGCGCTCCAAGCCGAGGCGCGACACACGTCGTCGAGCGACATCGCCGAGCAACTCGACGTGTCGGCCAGCACCGTCCGGAACCGGATCCAGCAACTCGAAGCCGACGGCGTGATTCGGGGGTACCACGCCGACGTGGACTACGAACGGGCGGGGTTCCAACTGTTCACGCTCATCGTCTGCACCGCGCCGATTCCCGAGCGCGAGGAGCTAGCCGAGCGCGCGGTCGAAGTCTCGGGCGTGGTGGAGGTCCAAGAGGTGATGACCGGCGAGGGCAACGTCCTCGTGCGCGCGGTCGGCGCGGACGGCGACGACCTGAGTCGCATCGGCGAGGAGCTAGACGAACTGGGTCTCAAAGTGACGGGCGAAGACATCGTCCGGAACACGCACCGCCACCCCTACCACCGGTTCGAGAACGGCGGGACGGACGACGAGAAAGACGACGAGTGA
- a CDS encoding DJ-1/PfpI family protein translates to MATEIAVVVYDGFDELDAVAPYEVFSNAAARGCDLDVSLRALDADETVTASHGLRIEVDGLLGDADPDLVVVPGGGWNDRADASAWGEAEKGDLPRALAALHERGVELAAVCTGGMLLAEAGVLDGRPAVTHASARDDLEATDAEVVDARVVDDGDVLTAGGVTSGLDLALHLVARLCGEEVAEEVATTIEYDTRGAIHRSDES, encoded by the coding sequence ATGGCAACCGAAATCGCGGTCGTCGTCTACGACGGCTTCGACGAACTGGACGCGGTCGCACCCTACGAAGTGTTCTCGAACGCCGCGGCTCGGGGCTGTGACCTCGACGTGAGCCTGCGCGCGCTCGACGCCGACGAGACCGTCACCGCGAGCCACGGCCTCCGAATCGAAGTGGACGGACTCCTCGGCGACGCCGACCCGGACCTCGTGGTCGTGCCCGGCGGCGGGTGGAACGACCGGGCGGACGCGAGCGCGTGGGGCGAGGCCGAGAAGGGCGACCTGCCCCGCGCGCTCGCGGCGCTCCACGAGCGCGGGGTCGAACTCGCCGCAGTCTGTACCGGCGGGATGTTGCTGGCCGAGGCCGGTGTGCTGGACGGTCGGCCCGCGGTCACGCACGCGAGCGCACGCGACGACCTCGAAGCGACCGACGCCGAAGTCGTGGACGCCCGCGTGGTGGACGACGGCGACGTGCTGACCGCGGGCGGTGTGACTTCCGGACTCGACTTGGCGCTCCATCTGGTCGCGCGGCTCTGCGGCGAGGAGGTCGCCGAGGAGGTGGCGACAACCATCGAGTACGACACGCGGGGAGCGATTCACCGAAGCGACGAGTCCTGA
- a CDS encoding matrixin family metalloprotease, translating to MWRTLFVAALLVLSGCATHAPGTEADADRSATHRALTPEETPDRPNPWGEGELTVAINNTANESREFRPLVSDALDFWASNSTRFAGFSLNYELVPNASNPDIVVEFVESIESCANVSDPAGCAPYVTAGGQVSRPVSIEVVGSYDNSSTLLILKHELGHTLGLNHSAEPQSVMAPTSQLRTLPRPNATERDLPWTDANFSVYLDAARTDDPEETREQVRRALDYYADGANGTVPENASFSFTENRSAADVVVAFTEDLPCRTGDSGSCGRVRGNDPDGDGALERYDHLRVTLSDIDTAAVGWHVGYWLGYGFGFEEDPDWPAPFRNATYEDRREAWWK from the coding sequence ATGTGGCGAACACTGTTCGTCGCTGCCCTCCTCGTGCTGTCGGGGTGCGCCACTCACGCGCCCGGCACCGAGGCGGACGCCGACCGGTCGGCGACCCATCGGGCGCTCACGCCCGAGGAGACGCCCGACCGGCCGAATCCGTGGGGGGAAGGGGAGCTGACGGTCGCTATCAACAACACCGCGAACGAATCGCGGGAGTTCCGGCCGCTGGTGTCCGACGCGCTGGATTTCTGGGCGTCGAACAGCACGCGCTTCGCCGGGTTCTCGCTGAACTACGAACTGGTCCCGAACGCGTCGAACCCCGACATCGTCGTGGAGTTCGTCGAGTCCATCGAGTCGTGCGCCAACGTCAGCGACCCGGCGGGGTGCGCGCCGTACGTGACCGCTGGCGGGCAGGTCTCCCGTCCCGTCTCCATCGAGGTGGTCGGCTCCTACGACAACTCCTCGACGCTCCTCATCCTGAAACACGAACTCGGTCACACGCTCGGGCTGAACCACTCCGCCGAACCGCAGTCGGTCATGGCTCCGACCTCGCAACTCCGGACGCTCCCGCGGCCCAACGCCACCGAGCGCGACCTGCCGTGGACCGACGCTAACTTCTCGGTCTACCTCGACGCGGCCCGGACCGACGACCCCGAGGAGACCCGCGAGCAGGTTCGCCGCGCGCTCGACTACTACGCCGACGGCGCGAACGGGACCGTCCCCGAGAACGCCTCCTTCTCGTTCACGGAGAATCGCTCGGCCGCGGATGTCGTCGTGGCGTTCACCGAGGACCTGCCCTGCCGGACCGGCGACAGCGGTTCCTGCGGTCGGGTCCGGGGCAACGACCCGGACGGCGACGGCGCGCTCGAACGTTACGACCACCTCCGGGTCACGCTGAGCGACATCGACACCGCGGCGGTCGGCTGGCACGTCGGCTACTGGCTCGGCTACGGGTTCGGCTTCGAGGAGGACCCCGACTGGCCCGCGCCGTTCCGGAACGCGACCTACGAGGACCGACGCGAGGCGTGGTGGAAGTAA
- a CDS encoding helix-turn-helix domain-containing protein produces the protein MATEATFEVDSDQFPLGTVFENHPDVTVQLERLVPAEDAIIPYVWVRGVDGDGLDAAFESHPGVRRARLVDSVDDDSLLKVEWDPDSEGFLRTLAETDLLLLSATGNETNWTFEIRGDDHGDVAAFEETCRSRGIDLRLTAVHALTPMDGDGDYGLTDAQREALELAYERGYFDSPRQVTLAEIAAELNISQQALAARIRRGTRSLLGETITK, from the coding sequence ATGGCAACCGAAGCCACGTTCGAGGTGGATTCGGACCAGTTCCCGCTCGGAACCGTCTTCGAGAATCATCCGGACGTGACCGTCCAGTTGGAACGACTGGTGCCCGCCGAGGACGCGATCATCCCCTACGTCTGGGTCCGCGGCGTCGACGGCGACGGTCTCGACGCGGCGTTCGAGTCCCATCCGGGGGTTCGACGCGCCCGACTCGTCGACAGCGTGGACGACGACTCCCTCCTGAAAGTCGAGTGGGACCCCGACTCCGAGGGGTTCCTCCGGACGCTCGCGGAGACCGATCTGCTCCTGCTCAGCGCCACGGGGAACGAAACGAACTGGACGTTCGAGATTCGCGGCGACGACCACGGGGACGTGGCCGCCTTCGAGGAGACCTGCCGAAGCCGAGGCATCGACCTGCGGTTAACCGCGGTCCACGCGCTGACGCCGATGGACGGCGACGGCGACTACGGGCTGACCGACGCCCAGCGCGAGGCGTTGGAACTCGCCTACGAGCGGGGCTACTTCGACTCGCCCCGGCAGGTGACGCTGGCCGAAATCGCCGCGGAACTCAACATCTCCCAACAGGCGCTCGCCGCCCGAATCCGACGCGGGACCCGGAGTCTCCTCGGTGAAACGATCACGAAGTAG